A window of the Callospermophilus lateralis isolate mCalLat2 chromosome 7, mCalLat2.hap1, whole genome shotgun sequence genome harbors these coding sequences:
- the LOC143404605 gene encoding olfactory receptor 10J1-like gives MRRANRTEVKEFLFQGFSNFQEHQLTLFVVFFALYMLTLAGNVIIVTIIRMDHHLHTPMYFFLSVLSTSETFYSLVIIPRMLSSLVGLNQSISLEGCAAQLFFFLGFAITNCLLLAVMGYDRYVAICNPLHYPIVMHWRVCATLASSVCTTGFLLSLVQTVAIFRLPFCSSLIEHFFCDVRPVLDLACATPIINDILTLIISLLAITAPATFLFASYVLIISTILKIASAEGRKKAFATCASHLTVVIVHYGCASIAYFKPKSENTRDQDQLVSVTYTVITPLLNPVVYSLRNKEVQDALRRVVGRKSLS, from the coding sequence ATGAGGCGAGCCAACCGCACAGAGGTAAAAGAGTTTCTTTTCCAAGGTTTTTCCAATTTCCAAGAACACCAGCTCACGCTCTTCGTGGTCTTTTTTGCCCTCTACATGCTGACGCTGGCTGGCAATGTCATCATTGTGACCATTATCCGTATGGACCAccacctccacacccccatgtacttcttcttAAGTGTCCTCTCCACTTCGGAgaccttctactccctggtcatCATCCCACGCATGCTTTCCAGCCTGGTGGGCCTGAACCAGTCCATCTCGCTGGAGGGCTGTGCAGCTCAGCTCTTCTTCTTCCTTGGTTTTGCCATCACCAACTGCCTGCTGCTGGCAGTCATGGGGTACGATCGCTACGTGGCCATCTGCAACCCACTTCACTACCCCATCGTCATGCACTGGAGGGTCTGTGCCACGCTGGCATCTTCAGTCTGCACCACAGGCTTCTTGCTTTCCCTGGTTCAGACGGTGGCCATTTTCAGACTGCCCTTCTGCAGCTCACTGATTGAGCATTTCTTCTGTGATGTCCGGCCTGTCTTGGACCTGGCCTGTGCTACCCCAATCATCAACGATATACTGACCTTAATTATCAGCCTTCTGGCCATCACAGCCCCTGCCACCTTCCTGTTCGCCTCCTACGTTCTCATTATTTCCACGATTCTCAAGATTGCCTCAGCTGAGGGCCGGAAGAAGGCCTTCGCCACGTGTGCCTCGCACCTGACGGTGGTCATCGTCCACTACGGTTGTGCCTCCATTGCTTACTTCAAGCCCAAGTCAGAGAACACCAGGGATCAGGACCAGCTGGTCTCGGTGACCTACACTGTCATTACCCCTTTACTAAACCCAGTTGTGTACAGTCTGCGGAACAAAGAAGTCCAGGATGCTCTGCGCAGGGTGGTGGGCAGGAAATCCCTTTCCTAA